A stretch of Fundicoccus culcitae DNA encodes these proteins:
- a CDS encoding type II restriction enzyme produces MSNIKLTTNQAWQKLLTEYNIVQEVEENRTFEILSSEIKEYREPRLMAKWDSSTFLPKSLKDKDLTILPTSRYKYTVGDFELYQSIPPVKQSVVDMKRVVLPELETVDVNDINSEAKAINVLKISNVLNDFLGEEKLLETFNGKMSVGNFDFNVLNKRNELITLNVDRSQCEIDGGFESDQSVIIMEAKNIPMDDFIIRQLYYPYRLWLNKVNKPIRLVYSIYTNQIFRLYEYQFNDYNNYSSIELIQNKNYSLQDTTITYDDLYGVYQNTKVVTDDAIDSSEVPFIQANSFERVISLMENLYDNPMTVTGVSILYSFDKRQSDYYFNALRYLGLAERVLDGSDRRSYMQLTKKGIYAHNLNYKERQLYLLSVILEHKIFNELFIESFNQKSIPTTDGIAQLILKYKVVENLVTAKRRASSVKRWLEWIFSLVSE; encoded by the coding sequence ATGAGTAATATAAAATTAACAACCAATCAAGCATGGCAAAAATTGCTAACTGAATATAATATTGTTCAGGAAGTTGAAGAAAATAGAACTTTTGAAATACTTTCTTCTGAAATAAAAGAATATCGTGAACCGAGATTAATGGCAAAATGGGATAGTTCAACTTTTTTACCGAAGAGTTTGAAAGATAAGGATTTAACAATATTACCTACAAGCCGATATAAATATACAGTAGGTGATTTTGAATTATATCAATCGATTCCTCCTGTGAAACAAAGCGTTGTGGATATGAAACGGGTGGTGTTACCTGAATTAGAAACGGTTGATGTTAATGATATCAATTCTGAAGCTAAAGCAATAAATGTTTTGAAAATTTCGAATGTACTCAATGATTTTTTAGGAGAGGAAAAATTATTAGAAACTTTCAATGGCAAAATGAGTGTTGGGAATTTTGATTTCAACGTTTTAAATAAGCGAAATGAATTAATTACACTAAATGTAGATAGAAGCCAATGTGAAATTGATGGAGGATTTGAAAGTGATCAGTCTGTCATCATAATGGAAGCCAAGAATATCCCAATGGATGATTTTATCATTCGTCAATTATACTATCCTTATCGATTATGGTTGAACAAAGTCAATAAGCCAATAAGACTGGTTTACTCAATTTATACAAATCAAATATTTAGATTGTATGAGTATCAATTTAATGACTATAATAACTACTCTTCAATTGAATTAATACAAAACAAAAATTATTCACTACAAGACACAACAATTACTTATGATGACTTATATGGTGTTTATCAGAATACTAAAGTTGTAACTGATGATGCGATTGATTCAAGTGAAGTACCATTCATCCAAGCAAATTCCTTTGAAAGAGTTATTTCATTAATGGAAAATCTTTACGACAATCCGATGACTGTTACTGGTGTTTCGATTCTATATTCATTTGATAAAAGACAATCGGATTATTATTTTAACGCATTAAGGTACTTAGGGTTGGCCGAAAGAGTTCTAGATGGTTCTGATAGAAGATCTTATATGCAGTTAACTAAAAAAGGAATTTATGCACATAATTTAAACTATAAAGAAAGGCAGTTATATTTATTAAGTGTGATTTTAGAACATAAGATTTTTAACGAACTATTTATCGAGAGCTTTAATCAGAAAAGTATACCTACAACAGATGGAATTGCACAATTAATTCTCAAGTACAAGGTTGTTGAAAATTTGGTTACCGCTAAACGAAGGGCAAGTAGTGTAAAGCGGTGGTTAGAGTGGATATTTAGTTTAGTTAGTGAGTAA
- a CDS encoding DNA-methyltransferase has product MNNKVFQNDSVVLYQGNALEVLKNIESESADSIITDPPYFLSNGGITCQNGKMVSVDKGDWDKLDDVMSMEDFYQVVLSEAKRILKKDGTIWVFGTMHNIFTLGYLLQKNDFKVLNNVTWQKSNPAPNLSCRMFTHSTETIIWARRDHSSKHYFNYDLMKEQNNGKQMKDVWTTSTTKQSEKNHGKHPTQKPLEIMDRIILASTKEDDVILDCFSGSGTTIVSAYSLGRKSIGIELNEDFIEITKARIEEVTNKKQQLSLFN; this is encoded by the coding sequence ATGAACAATAAAGTATTTCAAAATGATTCTGTCGTCTTATATCAGGGGAACGCTTTAGAAGTATTGAAAAATATTGAATCTGAATCTGCAGACTCTATAATAACTGACCCACCCTATTTTCTGTCAAACGGAGGAATTACATGTCAAAATGGTAAAATGGTCTCAGTTGACAAAGGTGATTGGGATAAGCTTGATGACGTAATGAGTATGGAAGATTTTTATCAGGTTGTACTTTCAGAAGCAAAGAGAATTTTGAAAAAGGACGGAACTATCTGGGTCTTTGGTACAATGCATAATATCTTCACTCTTGGTTACCTTTTGCAAAAAAATGATTTCAAGGTTTTAAATAATGTTACTTGGCAAAAATCGAATCCAGCTCCAAATTTATCTTGTCGAATGTTTACCCACTCAACTGAAACGATTATTTGGGCAAGAAGAGATCATTCTTCCAAACATTACTTTAATTATGATTTAATGAAAGAACAAAATAACGGAAAACAAATGAAGGATGTTTGGACTACATCTACTACTAAACAATCAGAAAAGAATCATGGAAAACACCCCACTCAAAAACCACTTGAAATTATGGATAGAATTATTCTAGCAAGTACTAAAGAAGATGATGTGATTCTGGATTGTTTCTCAGGTAGTGGAACGACCATAGTCTCCGCTTATTCATTAGGAAGAAAGTCAATTGGAATTGAACTTAATGAAGATTTCATTGAAATCACAAAGGCGAGAATTGAGGAAGTAACCAATAAAAAACAACAATTAAGTTTATTTAACTAA
- a CDS encoding PTS transporter subunit EIIC has product MKEKELASAILDAIGGSDNVSAVNHCATRLRFNVKNPELIDEETIKNTNGVIGYIVSGGQYQVVIGPNVAVVYNEVDHLLDGKTQQTQTTEESPEDTENKSLLDRVLDTITGIFSPVLPAITGAAMIKVLLILLTMVGWLSTESQTYQILSFVGDTPFYFLPVLLAYNAAKKFGMNPMMGLTIALFMVHPTYNEMVAAGDPVNFMGLPVTLARYSSTVIPTILVIWAASYVEKFGERVLPNSIKFFTKPLLTLLVAVPLAFVILGPLGTIVGSALESVLSTVQTNIPWVLPFIFGALAPVFIMFGMHYAVTIPLTLTAIQANGFDMIGPGFLVANMAQAGAALAVARLAKDTNFKALANSSGITALFGITEPAMYGVNLKLKKPFMYALIAGGIGGLIAGIAGVKRIEFGPTGLTTLPIFIDPNNSSNFIFAIISALVSFVLAYAITYFMMKKDDELLAKI; this is encoded by the coding sequence ATGAAAGAAAAGGAATTAGCTTCTGCTATTCTAGATGCTATAGGCGGTTCTGATAATGTCAGTGCAGTCAATCACTGTGCGACGAGACTCCGTTTTAATGTCAAAAACCCTGAATTAATTGACGAGGAAACCATCAAAAATACCAATGGTGTTATCGGCTATATTGTTAGTGGTGGTCAATATCAAGTCGTTATTGGTCCGAATGTGGCTGTTGTCTATAATGAAGTGGATCATTTACTCGATGGTAAAACACAACAAACTCAAACAACTGAAGAAAGCCCAGAAGATACAGAAAACAAATCTCTCTTAGACCGCGTTTTAGATACAATTACCGGTATCTTCTCACCAGTCTTACCTGCTATCACAGGGGCAGCCATGATTAAAGTGCTTTTAATCTTACTTACCATGGTTGGTTGGTTATCAACCGAAAGTCAAACGTATCAAATTTTAAGCTTTGTTGGGGATACGCCATTCTACTTCTTACCAGTTCTTTTGGCTTACAATGCCGCTAAGAAATTTGGTATGAACCCAATGATGGGCTTAACAATTGCCTTATTCATGGTTCACCCGACTTATAATGAAATGGTTGCTGCCGGGGATCCAGTGAACTTTATGGGATTACCTGTTACTTTAGCTAGATATTCTTCAACCGTTATCCCAACGATTTTAGTCATTTGGGCAGCCTCTTATGTTGAAAAATTTGGTGAACGTGTTTTACCTAACTCCATTAAGTTCTTTACCAAACCTTTATTGACTTTACTGGTTGCTGTACCTTTAGCCTTTGTTATTCTTGGTCCGCTAGGAACCATCGTTGGTTCTGCTTTAGAAAGTGTTTTAAGTACCGTTCAAACAAATATCCCCTGGGTATTACCATTTATCTTTGGAGCTCTTGCACCAGTATTTATTATGTTTGGTATGCACTATGCGGTTACCATTCCATTAACCTTAACGGCGATTCAAGCCAATGGCTTCGATATGATTGGACCTGGATTCTTAGTGGCTAATATGGCTCAAGCAGGAGCTGCATTAGCTGTGGCACGTTTAGCCAAAGACACTAACTTTAAAGCACTCGCAAACTCATCAGGTATTACTGCTTTATTCGGCATTACAGAACCTGCGATGTACGGGGTAAACTTGAAATTAAAGAAACCGTTTATGTATGCGCTGATTGCTGGTGGGATTGGTGGTTTAATCGCAGGGATTGCGGGCGTTAAACGGATTGAGTTTGGTCCAACAGGCTTAACTACTTTACCGATATTTATTGATCCAAACAATAGTAGTAACTTTATTTTCGCGATTATTAGTGCTTTAGTCAGTTTTGTATTAGCTTATGCGATCACTTATTTCATGATGAAAAAAGACGACGAATTGTTAGCAAAGATTTAA
- a CDS encoding family 1 glycosylhydrolase — translation MTNKFPENFLWGGAISGSQADGGWNEGGKGLNTQDLRYFDADWNRAQRDENRNINMTTELFNKALTDTDLEHYPFRWGNDFYHTYKEDLRLLSEMGLKVFRTSITWSRIFPKGDETEPNAEGLAYYKSMFEEAKRLGMKVFVTILHYDTPVHLITEYGGWKNRQMIDFYVTYAKALYENLGDLVDFWLPFNEINASKFNPYNGASIIKDQEENYEQAIFQATHHQFLANALAIKAGKEILPDAIFGGMIARFESYPATSHPDDVMQSILDENYTNYFYIDVMARGKYPSYTKRMFDSKGISIVIEDGDLEILKANTIDFISYSYYMSMVSTTSKEHEKTSGNLVSGNKNPYLESSEWGWQIDPVGLRISLNQMYDRYQLPIIIAENGIGARDVVEDGKVHDDYRISYLNSHFEQMAEAIADGVEVLAYTMWGIIDIVSCGTIEMSKRYGVIYVDRDERGHGSNERIPKDSYYWYQKVIETNGEDLSY, via the coding sequence ATGACGAACAAATTTCCAGAAAATTTCTTATGGGGCGGAGCAATTAGTGGCTCTCAAGCAGACGGTGGATGGAATGAAGGCGGCAAAGGATTAAACACACAGGACTTACGTTATTTCGATGCTGATTGGAATCGCGCGCAAAGAGACGAAAACAGAAACATCAACATGACTACTGAACTATTCAATAAAGCTTTAACTGATACAGACCTTGAACATTATCCGTTTAGATGGGGCAATGATTTCTATCATACTTATAAAGAAGACTTACGTTTATTAAGCGAGATGGGTCTGAAAGTCTTTAGAACATCCATTACTTGGTCACGTATTTTCCCTAAAGGTGATGAAACTGAACCCAATGCTGAAGGCTTAGCTTATTACAAAAGTATGTTTGAAGAAGCAAAACGCTTAGGGATGAAAGTCTTTGTAACGATTCTTCACTATGATACACCTGTTCATTTAATTACCGAATATGGTGGTTGGAAAAACCGTCAAATGATTGATTTTTACGTGACTTACGCTAAAGCCTTGTATGAAAACTTAGGTGATTTGGTTGATTTCTGGTTACCATTCAATGAAATAAATGCCAGCAAATTCAACCCATATAACGGGGCTTCTATTATCAAAGACCAAGAAGAAAACTATGAACAAGCCATTTTCCAAGCAACGCATCATCAATTTTTAGCTAATGCTTTAGCGATTAAAGCCGGAAAAGAAATCTTACCGGATGCCATCTTTGGCGGCATGATTGCCCGTTTTGAAAGCTACCCAGCAACCAGTCATCCAGATGATGTCATGCAATCCATTTTAGATGAAAACTATACCAACTACTTCTACATCGATGTGATGGCTCGAGGTAAATATCCTTCATATACAAAACGGATGTTTGACTCTAAAGGCATTAGCATTGTGATTGAAGATGGCGATTTAGAGATTCTGAAAGCAAATACCATTGATTTCATTTCTTATTCATACTACATGTCCATGGTTTCAACAACCAGTAAAGAACATGAAAAAACAAGCGGTAACTTGGTATCTGGAAATAAAAATCCTTATTTAGAATCCAGCGAATGGGGTTGGCAAATCGACCCAGTAGGACTAAGAATTTCTTTAAACCAAATGTATGATCGTTATCAATTGCCAATTATTATTGCTGAAAACGGCATTGGAGCACGTGACGTGGTTGAAGACGGCAAAGTCCATGATGACTACCGAATTTCCTACTTAAACAGCCACTTCGAACAAATGGCCGAAGCAATTGCTGATGGTGTGGAAGTCCTAGCCTACACCATGTGGGGCATCATCGATATCGTCAGTTGTGGTACGATTGAAATGAGCAAACGCTATGGCGTCATCTACGTCGACCGTGACGAACGTGGTCATGGTTCAAACGAACGCATTCCGAAAGATTCATATTATTGGTATCAAAAAGTGATTGAAACTAATGGGGAAGATTTGAGTTATTAG